TGACAAATCCGTTCTCGACCGAGCCGGCGTAATTCAGCGAAAATGTCGTAACCGGCGTAGTGCATGTTTGCGACATCGTAGTACACCTGCACGGCTGGTGATCCCACAGCATCCAGGATTTTGAGGTGGTCATCGACGTTGAGCATGCTTTCGATGCCCAGAATGACGCCCGCTTTCTCAGCCTTGGGGGCCAATCGCTTCAGCCTCCGAATCACTTCCGCCTGCAGGTCGGGTTGGTTCCGGATGTCTCCTTTACCGAAAAACGCGAGGAGTACGATTTTCTGGCCCATAGCCGCCATTACGTCGATGCAGTCTGACACCCATTCTTCGGTTCGCGGGTCGCTGGCAAAGGGGATACTGTTGAGGATCCCCATGGCCAGGGACGCGATCTTCACGCCAGTTCGCCGGGAGGCCTCCTGGTATTGCTGGCGAACCTCCGGCTTGCGGAGATCGAACTCCTCACCGGGGGACCCGAAGCTGACCTGAACCCCATCCAGACCGATTTCCTTGGCCACTTCGAACGCGCGAGGGGTTTGTCGTGCCCCCAGAGACCAATCGCACGCCCCGATCGGATAGGCTGGGGCTGATTCGGCGAACGCCCGGTGGCCAGTAAACCGCCACGCAACGGCCCCACACAAACCGAGCATCAATCGACGTGAAATCCGCATCGTTCAACCCTTTCAATTGGAGCGAAATAATGATTCTCCTGCGATCGGTCTTGGAACGCGTATCAGTGTAGCGTTAACGGACAGCAGGGACCACCCGGCCTGCCCTCCAGATACGGACCTGACAAGCAGGTCCCTCCGAATATGGACATGACACGCGCGTCCCTCCGGGCTGAAGCTTGCACCTGCCGCCGGTGTTGTGGAGGTCCGTGCCACTTTCCAGCAGCAGAAAAGTGGGGAATGACTCACTCGTCGGGCGACTTGCCGATTCGGCACGGTGGGTTATACTTTAAGGAGTTACCACGCCAGGAGTTGAAAACCGTGTCTGCGAGTCAACCCCTCTCAGCCGTTGATTATCCGCGCTGCGACGTCCTGAGCGTCGCCGCTCGGATTATTGGCATTATTATTGGCTGAGCAGGGGGACCGTGGGCCGGTAGTTTTTCAGAAACATCCCAAAGCCCTGAGGTCCCCAAAAACCTCGGGGCTTTTCGTTTTTGCCCACCGATCAAAACAAATCAACGAGAACCCACAAATTCCCAAGATTTTTTACGTTGCGTTTTGACACGGCCAATCAGCAGAAAGACCAGGAGAGACCTTATGCGGAGGATTGAGATCTACGACACGACGCTCCGGGACGGGGCGCAGGGGGAGGGGGTGAGTTTCTCGGCTTACGACAAGCTCCTGTTGACACGGCGGCTCAATGAGCTGGGATTTGATTACATTGAAGGGGGGTATCCGGCCTCAAACGATAAGGACTTCGAGTACTTCCAGAAAGTGGCACAAATCCCCCTCGATAGATCTACCGTCGTGGCTTTCGGGATGACCCGACGGAAGGGTCTCGACGTGGCCCAGGATTCGGGGATTAAGTCCCTTCTTGAGGCGGGCACGAAAGTGGTCACGATCGTGGGAAAAGCCTCGGCTTTTCAGGCGGAGCAGGTCCTTCGCACAACCCGCGAAGAGAACCTCGCAATGATTACCGATACAATCAGTTATATTCGCTCCCAGGGACGGGAAGTAATCTTTGACGCCGAGCACTTTTTCGACGGCTACAAATACGACAGCGACTACGCGCTGACAGCGGTGCGTTTAGCTGCGGAAGCTGGTGCTAAAATGGTCGTTCTGTGCGACACCAATGGGGGCAGTATGCCCGAGGAAGTAGCGGAAATCACAAGGAAGGTGGTGGAGCTGTTGCCGGTCCCGGTGGGTATCCATTGCCACAACGATTGCGATGTGGCGGTTGCTAACTCGCTCGCGGCCGTGGATGCAGGGGCAAGCCAGGTCCAGGGGACAATCAATGGCTTCGGGGAACGCTGCGGGAATGCCGACCTGATCTCCGTCATTGCAAACTTGCGACTGAAAAAAGGGTACGAGGTGCTGACGCCCGACGCCCTTCGCCATCTGACGGCCCTCTCCCGATTCGTTTACGAAATGGTGAATATGCCCTATCGAAACAATCAGCCATACGTCGGAAGGAGCGCTTTTGCCCACAAAGGGGGGATGCACGTTAGTGGTGTTTCCCGAGTTCCCCAGAGTTATGAGCACATTGACCCGCAATTAGTAGGAAATGAACGCCGAATCCTTGTCAGTGAGTTGTCGGGGCGCTCAAACATCATGGCGGCCACGGCAAAATTGAATATTCAGGCGGACCCAAAACTACTGGAGAGGATTCTGGCCAAGGTGGTGGCGAGAGAACATGCCGGGTACCAGTACGAGGCGGCCCAGGGATCTTTCGACCTCTTGGTCAAACAGTGCCTCGGGACGTTCAAGCCGCACTTTGAGCGACTGGCCTATCGCGTTAATATCGAAACAGAGAGTGACGGCCGCATTGTGACTGAGGCCACTGTGAAAATTCGGGTAGGAAACGAAATCCGCCACGAGGTGGCCGAGGGCGATGGCCCCGTGAATGCCCTTGACGCGGCGATGCGGAAAGCGCTCAATGGGACCTTCCCCAATCTTGCCAAAATGCATCTGGTGGATTACAAGGTGCGGGTCATCAACTCAGAAGCGGGGACCGCGGCTGGTGTGCGGGTAATGATTGAAAGCCGCGATGAGACCGATTCCTGGGGCACGGTCGGGGTAAGCGAAAATATCATCGAGGCAAGTTGGATTGCTCTCGCCGATAGCTACGAGTACAAACTCTGCAAGGACGAGGAACGAGAACAGCAGGCAAGGGAAAAGGTGGAAAATGTCGGAGCAAGCCGCGAACGGTAATCAGACATCCAGTTTCATGAAGGATCTGACAAAGCAGTACGACCCCAAGGTGGCCGAATCACGGTGGTATCCTTTTTGGGAGTCGCGCGGGTATTTTCATGCTGATCCGGATCCCAGTCGCACGCCCTATACCATCGTCATTCCGCCACCGAACGTTACTGGTGCACTTCATCTCGGCCATGCCCTCAACAATACACTTCAAGATATTCTCATTCGCATGAAGCGGATGCAGGGTTTTAATGCCCTGTGGATTCCCGGGACCGACCATGCGGGAATTGCCACCCAGGCGGTTGTGGAGCGTCGGCTTCTGGCCGAAGAAGGCAAGACGCGCCACGACGTGGGGCGGGAAGGACTGGTGGCGAGAATTTGGGCCTGGAAGGACGCCTACGAAAAAAGGATCCTGGATCAGCTCAAGCGGATGGGCTGCAGTTGTGATTGGCGGCGGACACGTTTTACCCTCGATCCCATTTGTGCGCGGGCGGTACGCCATACCTTCTTCCGCCTCTTTCGGGATGGACTCATCTATCGGGGGCGACGCCTGGTGAATTGGGATACGCTTTTGCAGACGGCCGTTGCTGACGACGAAGTGTTCCACGAGCCGGTGCCCGGCCATTTCTGGTATTTCCGGTATCCCGTCATTGATCCTCAACCCGGCGAGCCGCAATATGTGACGGTGGCGACGACCCGACCCGAAACAATGCTCGGCGACACCGCGGTGGCCGTCCATCCCGATCCAGAAGCGGCCCTGGATAAGGCTGAGCGCGAGTTGCGGAAGCGGCTTAGCACGGCCGGTGAAAAGGAGCGCATCGAGCTGGAACGTGAACTGGAGGATCTGCGAAAGCGGCGGCAGACACTCCTGCCCACACTCCTCAAATTGCGAGATATGGCCCGAGCGGGCCGAAAAGTGCTGCTCCCCCTGCAGAACCGTCCGATTCCGCTCATCACCGATATTTGGGCCAAACCGGAAATGGGAACCGGTTGCGTGAAGATCACTCCCGCTCACGATCCCAACGACTACGAAGTGGCGCTGCGGCACAATTTGCCGATGATCAATATCCTCAACCTCGACGGGACGCTCAACGAAAACGCGGGCGCTTACAAGGGGCAGACAATCATGGAGGCCCGACAGAACGTGGTGGCGGACCTGGAGAAGCTCGGACTGGTTGAAAAGGTCGAAGAGCGGATCATCGACCTGGCCCACTCAGATCGGTCCAAGACCCCGATCGAACCCCTGCTCACCGATCAGTGGTTCGTGAAGATGGAACGCCTGGCCCAGATGGCCATGGATGCGGTCATCGAGGGGCGGGTCCGGATAATTCCACCCCGCTACGCGAAAACATATCTCGACTGGCTCAGTGAAAAGCGGGACTGGCCGATAAGCCGGCAACTCTGGTGGGGCCATCAGATCCCTATCTGGTACTGCGATACCGCCACCGAGAAAGAGTTGGAGGCCGCATTCGCGGGACGGGATGACGTGGTATGGCGCTGGGATGAGGAACATCGCCAGTGGCTTATCTGTGCCCTGGAAGATCTCCCTGCAGACGCTGTTCCCGGTCACACATTGCGTCGGGAGGAAGACGTACTGGACACGTGGTTCAGCTCCGCGCTGTGGCCGCACTCCACTCTCGGCTGGCCGGAAGATACGCCCGAGCTTCGCTATTTCTATCCCACGAACACGCTGGTGACCAGCCGAGACATCATCACGCTTTGGGTGGCGCGGATGGTGCTGGCCGGGCTTTACAACGTCGGAGAAGTTCCCTTCAGAGATGTGTACATTCACCCCAAAATCCTGGACGGTTACGGGGAAGGAATGTCCAAGTCCAAGGGGAATGGTGTTGATCCCGTGGACGTGATGGAAAAATTCGGGGCGGATGCGCTCCGCTACGGCCTGGCGTATCTGACCACGGAAACGCAGGACATCCGCATGCCGGTGAGTTTCGAGTGCCCGCACTGCGGCCAGCTCATCGAGCAGACCCGCGAGAATAGAATTCTCCCGCGCATCACGTGCCCGCATTGTAAAAAACCGTTCGCCACGCAATGGGCGGAAAAACCGGAGGACAAGGCCCTGCCGCGCGGCCCGGTCGTGAGTGAAAGGTTTGAACTGGCCCGCAATTTTTGTAACAAACTGTGGAATGCGTCGCGGTTTGTCCTTCTCAACCTGGAAGGCTTTTCCCCGGGGACGGTGCGGCCAGACGAAATGTTGTTGGAAGATCGCTGGTTGCTGAGCCGCCTGGCGACGGTGGTCCAGCAGGTCACGGATCATCTGGAGAATTATCGCTTTTCGGATGCGGCGCGGACCCTCTACGATTTTGCCTGGGACGAATTCTGCAGTTTCTATGTGGAAATGGTTAAGGTTCGGCTGCAAGCTGCGGAAAGCCGACCGCCGGCGCAGCGGCTGCTCGTCCACGGACTCGACACACTGCTGCGGCTTCTGCATCCGATGATTCCGTTCCTCACGGAGCATGTGTGGCAACTGCTGGGGGAAGCAGCACCGATTCGCGGCCTGCCGGAGCCAGCCCAAGCGGCCGAAAGCATTATGATCGCGCCCTGGCCGGTCGCTTCGCCGGGAGATCAAGACCGGGCGATCGAAGAGCAGTTCCGCCGCTTCCAGGAAGTATTGAAGTCCCTGCGTGAATACCGCATGCGTAACGCGATTCCCCCAGCGGAAACAATGCAGGTAGAGATTGTCGCTCGGGAAGAGGTGGCGAGCCAACTGCGTGCAATGTTGCCGTATTTCCAGACCATGGCCCGGGCGGATGTTCAGTTCGTGGATGAAAGCGAGCCGGGGCTTTCCACGGTCGTGTATGTGGGGGATGGGGCGACGGTCCGCGTGAAACTTTCCGAAACAGAGCGGAGCCGGGAAATTGCGAGAAAGCGCCAGGAACTGGCGAAATTGGAGGCCCTTATCTCGCAGAAGCGGAAGAAGTTAGAAAACCAGGCCTTTGTAGAAAAGGCCCCCCGCAACGTCGTGGAAAAAGAACGGCAATCGCTTCGCCAACTGGAAGAACAGTACGCGGCGGTTTCCCACGTGATCGCCCAGTTGGGTGGAACGACGTAGATTCACCGAGGTTTATGCCGGAGCTTCCAGAAGTTGAGACGATGCGACGCGGGGTCGCGCGACTCCGTGGTGCGCGCATTTGCAGCGCGGAAGTTCCCGTTCTCAACGTTGAGCCCATCGAATATCTTCCCGCGCCCGGGGAGCTGTGCCGACGCCTGGCAGGTCGCCGCGTGGAAGGCGTGGATCGGGTCGGCAAAAGGCTTCTGATACGGCTTGATGGAGAAGAGGTCCTCGTCATCGAGCCGCGAATGACGGGACGGGTCATGGTCGATCCCCCCGATAATCTGTCCCATGTCCGTTTGAAGCTCCGATTGTGTTGGGAAGAGAATTGCGAAACGGGGCGACAGCATCTGCTGGTTTTTCGCGATACACGCGGTCTGGGGGTTGTTCGCCTGATCTCCGAGGACGATTGCCGCAGGGAATTGGGACCCGAGAAGATAGGGCCGGATGCCCTGGCGATTACCTGGTCGGAACTGCGGAACCGGTTGCGGAAGCGGCGCTCTCCCATCAAGGTGGCTTTGATGGATCAATCGGTGATGGCGGGCGTGGGAAACATCTATGCGTCGGAGGCCCTCCATCGCGCAAGAGTCCATCCACAACTTCCCTGCTGTCTTCTTTCTAGTTCGCAATGGCGAGCTGTCACCGAGAGTCTTCACCAGGTTTTGCGGGAGGCTATCACCTTGCAGGGGTCCACACTCGGCGATGGCGCCTACGCAACCCCCGAGAATACGCCCGGGGGGTATCAGAACGAACATCGCGTGTATCAGCGTGAAGGAGAGAAGTGTCGGCAGTGCGGAAAAGGGATCATCCGCCGGATAGTGCTTGCCCAGCGTTCCACTTTCTTCTGCCCCGTGTGCCAGCGGCTTCCCCTTCGGCTGAGACGGAGGCTCGCCTGAGAATCATTCATTCCGGCAGGGCGACCCGTGCAACTCGCGCGATCAATAGAGGCGGAAGAGAACGGGGACGAGATGGTGGATATGGGCCCATTCCAGAATTTGCACCCCGGGGTAGATCAGGCCAATGAGGGCGGCGTCCAGCACCGCGCGGGTGAACACGGGATAGTTGATAACGCCCTCGGCAGGACTGTGGAACTTACTCCATTGGGGCCACCACCGGGGCGTGGACTTGGCGTAAGCTTGATATTGTTCGCCAAAGGAGGCACGCAGATGTTGCTCTTCCCGTCGCATGGCCGGCCAGTGGGTGACGAGAAAAATCCCCAGAAAAATGGCCGTCAGGGTCAGCGATTCCAGTGCTAGTCCCGTCCCGATAAACCCCAGCGCAGTGAACAAATACAGCGGGTGCCGACTGAGTGAGTAAGGTCCCGAAACGACCACTTCTCGGTTCTTTTTGCCCGCAATGTACGCAGCCGCCCAGATTCGACCGACGGCCGAAAGGAAAATCGCCGCGCAGCCCAGGGTTTCCATGCTGAGATTGAGAGGGCCGTCCTCCCTGTACATATGGTGGGAAAACAGCACAAGAGGAATGACGAGTGCTATCAGAAGTTTCGCCGCATTCAGTCGCATGATTTCTAGCAGTCGTTCATTCCACACCCTGTACGAGAACGGAAAGGAACCCAGCACTTGCAAATTCTGGCAGTAATCTTTAACAAAATTTTGTCGGTCCGGCAAGACACAAATCGCTGGATTCTCGATGCCTGAACCACCTGCCGGCCACGGGACCGGCGCGCTTTCAAAAAATCGAGCGTCGGATCTGATTGTCTTTTTTCGAAACGTGAGGCAGCACCGCACGGCGCGCCACTGCCGGGACAGTGCCCGGGACCACGTTGTCCGTTCGCGACGGTGTTAAAAACGGCTATCCTCTCCTTTAACTGGTAGCCCGAGGCCGGGCCGAACCAACACTGTCGCGGCCTCATCACGATTCTGCGACTGAAGGCTCTCCGCGATGAACACGCACGAGCTGCTGGAGCATCCATACAAGGACCACCGTGCCCACGGCAAACGTTCCCAGAAAGAGCGCCATCGGCCCCCAATCCGGCTTTTCGGGAATTTTCCAGACCGGTGCGTAGTGGGCCAGTTCGATGTTCTGAACGATCTGCCGGCTCACCGCGTTGAGTGTGATGACCACCAGTTGGGCAACCCCTGCCAAAGCTGCTGTCAGGGGAGAGAGTCCTCTGATGCGGATCAGGAACAGCACAACCAGGACAAGAGCCGGTGATGCCCCCGTGAGAACGGTCAGTGGCAGCCGCCAGCCGCTCCACATGTATTGGAAGACTTCCTTAGGCCACGAACCGAAGACATATCCTGTTCCGGATCCCACGTAAATGACCGCACCTATGATCCCGAGCACAAACGCATACTTTGTCAGCCACTGGCGGTACGAGGCGTCGGCTTTTGCATCAAAGAACATTCCATCGATAAGAGACCACGCGGCGGTGGTGAGGAAAGCCATGCCCAGCACCATCGGCCAGCGGTGCCAGAGTGAGGAATCGGCGAAATTGTGACCCGTTCCTGTCGCAGCCCCGGCCACCTGGTGTGCCAGCCAGATCGACTTCCATCTTTCGGGGGCTGCCATCAGGCTCATCCCGTTGGAAAAGAGGATGGCAATGATCAGAAAAAACACCGCCGCCACCCAGCCCGCTGCATATCTCCATGCCGGCATGGGACGGTCCGGTTTCACTCCAAAGGCAAATGCGTATACCCCGTAGTAAGCAACCAGAAGCAGGCCGATGATGGCCAGCCAGAACCATGCCGTCAGGATCGTGGCTGGGTAAAATGCCCACGGGTAAGCCACTTGAATGAAAAGGAGTGGCACAATCCCAAAATTGACGCCGAATGCGATAATCACTGGCATGAGGGTTGCCAGTCGCTCTGCCCATTGCCGCGGATGACCTTCGCGCTTGTAAAGCACAAGCGTCAAAAACATCCCCGCGAACCACAGGTTCATGGGCACCATGTGCAGAATAAATCCCAGGACTTTAAAAAACTGGATAAACCAAAATGGTGCGGGCAGAGGGCCAAGGGTTGAAGGATCAACCGGTTCCATCATCGGCGTGCCTCCAGTTGCTCAAGCGTGGGATAGATACCGCGAGGCCGTTCGGGAGCAATCGACAAAAGATAGTCCGTCACGAGTTCTGCCTCCTCCGGAGTTCCCGACCAGGGAGGCATGAAATAGTGCGTCTCGTGCAGATGGCGAATCATATCAACGAGCATCTCCCGAGGACGTGAAAACAAGAGCGGACCCACGGCAGAGTACCCCGTCTCGGCTGCATGGCAGTCATTGCAGTGGTGCATAAAGATCACCTGCCCCAACAACCGTCGATCCTGTTCTGAGAGTTGAAGAAGCCTCTCGGGCAGGATGCGTCCGTTTTGGATAACCTGCGGATAACGGTCGGCCACGAATTGCCGAGTCCACCAACCACTTTGCAGGAAGCCTTCTTTTCGAAACTCAGGGACCTCTTTCTCCAGAATCTGGTTACCCAGCACCACCCCATACACAACATAGGGTTTCCGTACGGCCTCGCGGATGAATTCTCCTGTGCTGAAAGCGGCCAAGCCAAAGAGCAGGAGCGCCGCGGCGAAGCCAGGCGTCATCCAGCCAGGATTCCGGTAGGGCCCCAGATACAGCAGGACAAACACCACAATGGTGAGGGCGAAAATCAGCACCGTGAGGACCGTCAGGACGGCAGCCGCTTCCAGGGCCATGCGGGCAGAGGGTGGCAGGAAGGCCAACCACGCCAACCCGCCCACGGTGATCAAAACCGCGCCCAAAAGTGCCGGTCGAGTCGAGCGCTGGATAATGAGGTTTCGAACTTCTCCGCCTGGCAGGGTGAGCGAGCTGTGGAGATATACGTACAGCGCGGTCAGCAGAATGGCTCCGCCCGTTCGGGAGATGACCTGCGGGACAAACTGGGGATTGAAGAAACCGCGCCAGAACGAAGGCGACTCGAGCCAGGTTCCCGGGTGCAGCATAAACGCGGTGATGCCCGTGATGAGCACAAGGCTCATCCAGGCCGATATCGCGTAGATCCAGGCGATTGCTTGGTGAATTCGCGGCGGTAGTCGATCCCAGTAGTAGTAAAAAATGAAGGCCGATGTCAGTTCCAGGACGAAGAACACCCATTCTGTCGCCCAACCGAACACGAACGTATGAATGAGGACTTCAGTGGCCAGGGGTGAGGCAAGGCCGATGGTCCACCAGATCCCGACCCCCGTGATGGCTCCGAAGACTACCGTCAACAGAATGAAAAACGGGGCGTGACGCTTCAAGTAGGCCAGATATTCGCGATTGCCCGTGCGGTAGGCATGCGACACTTCCACTGCGAAAAAGAGTCCACCTCCCACCGCATAATGAGACACGAGAACGTGCAGCACCGCGATGATGGCTATGAGCATGGGGGCCGTGAGAACGGGGACGTACCACCAGGGGTAATGCATCAGTGCGACCCTCTCCACGAAGCGACCTAGAAACGATCGTTCCCAGCGGAAAATACCTTTATACTGGCGGCCGAACCTGGCGATGACGGATCCGGCGGTTCACCGCTCCTTCCGACTTAAGCGCGAAAGGCCCGGTCGTGCGGATTCACGGCATACCAGGCCACGCGTGGCAGAAACGTCGCCGTCACGACGCCGTCCCTGCATTAAAACTGTCATTATTGGGAAAAGCCCGGGGTAAGACAACTATCGCTTGACGATGCTTTCAGCCTGTAGCCTGGGAAGTCTTCTGTGGATCGCACGAGCAGCACGGCTGGAGGCCGAGCTTACTCAGAATCCATACCGCGGGGCACCAGTTGGTAAAAGCTGACTGAAAAAGATTCAGACCGGCGAAAATAGTCAGAATGAGCCAATACGGAGAGTGGATCCATGCCAAAATGGCGCTCGTCGTCACCACCACTCCGGCCATCAGTCGCAAGCCACGTTCAATTGTCATACCCAGAGCCTCCTTATCTCAGAAAGTTTTCGGAACCCAGGAAAAAGTCGCTGTGATCAGTCCCACTTGAACCGATAACGCCCGATGATTGGCTGAGCATACCACCCGGTTGGTAATCCAAACGATGCCCAGTCTTCACCGCGACGGTTTCCCGCTATTTTCTTCCGCAGACAGATCCCCCACCTTCTCGGATGCCTCGGCGGTTTGAGGCGGCCTGTCCGTCGTCGCCGGCTCGATGGTGCACGACGATGGGCCACAGCAACCGCCGCTCATGCAGGTGGGAATGCCGAGCCAGGGGAGCACCCATTTGTTCAGAACGATCCACAACCCCAGAAAGAGCAAAATGACCAGGGCGTCACGATTCATTTTCTTTGATCCTCCAAACCATGGCGACTGGTAACCTTGGCTTGCCGCATAATAAGCGACGGCCTTGGATGATCTAGGAAACGGTTACACCTGTGTCTTGAATTTGGCCTGCCATTTCTGCCGCAGGCACTCGTGCAACCGCTCGTGAAGTTCCGGGGGTAGTTCATAAGGCTCTTCACCCTTATACAGGGTCACAGTCTGCCTAAGTGTGTCCACGACAACCCGGCAGGGATTACACCCCTCCAGGTGCCGCTGGAGCATCTCACACAATTGGGGGTCTATTTCCCCATCGATGTAGGCATTTAAGGCGGCAAGAAGGTCTTGGCATTTCATGGTTACAGCCTTCTTCCAGGGGCCAGGTAATCCATTACAGTCGGATGTTCGAACCAGGTTCCAGGTTACACCAGTTCGCCGATTACCCGCCAGCCAGACTGGTCCCAGGCGAGTGGCATGCGCCCACCGATGGACCTTCGCTCCTTGGCAGAGCAGGTGGAATCCACATTCCGCGAGCAAGCTTTGGCAGCGAGCGTTCGATGTCAGCACCCTCCCCGGAAGCTACGGTCTGACGATCTGGTTTGGATTGCGGCGCGCGATAGAATGGGTCGCAGCGTTGAGTCGAACCCTACGTTCCATCGCGGTTGGAGGAGGCCGGAGCATGCCACAGCAGCGTCAATTGTTTGCGCGGCGGGCCAATGGCCTGCGACTACCAGCATTGGGCCGACGGGGGAAAACCGTCAGCCGTCTCGCGGATTGGGCAGGTTTGCTGTTCTGGATCGCCTTTCTCCTCGCGGGGTTTAGATCGACAACCGTCATCTGCGGCGAAGTGGGATTTCCCCGTTTTCGTGTTCATGTGCTCGATCCTGATGCCCAGTTCTGTGCCTGCGGTGTTGTGGACGTCAATCACGACGGCAAACTGGACATCGTTTCGGGTGGCTGGTGGTATGAGGCACCCGCCTGGAAACGCCATTTCCTCCGCGATGTGCCAGTGATTCGAGGACGGTTCGACGATTATTCTAATCTCATTCTGGATGTTGACGGGGACGGGTGGGATGACCTCATTAGCGCCAATTATCGGAGTGAGCTTCTCCTGTGGATTCGACACCCCGGTCCCAGTCTGGAGCCCTGGGAAGTGAGGGAGATCGCTAAACCTGGGCCGATGGAAACAGGGCGGCTCTATGATATCAATGGTGACGGCCAGCCGGACGTTCTTCCCAACGGGGTCAAATTCGCGGCCTGGTGGGAGTTCAAGCGGGCACCGGATGGAAGCGTGACTTGGCACCGGCACGATCTCCCTGCGGAGGTCGCCGGCCACGGGATTGGCTTCGGCGATGTCGATGGGGACGGCAGAGGGGATATCGTCACGAACCGCGGTTGGTGGCAGCAGAAGGGCTCTCCGGATGAGCCCCAATGGGCAAAGCAACCGGAGTTTGAACTTCACGAGGATGCCAGTGTGCCGATCGCCGTCGTGGATGTGGACGGCGATGGAGATTCAGACATAGTGTGGGGGCGGGGGCATAACGTCGGGCTTTACTGGTTGGAGCAGCGAGCTGTCAATGGAACACGGAGTTGGGTATTCCATGCGATTGACACCAGTTGGTCCCAGGCCCATGCGCTCCTCATTACCGACGCCAATCACAATGGACGGCCAGAGGTGATCGCGGGCAAGCGCTATCTGGGACACGACGGACGTGACCCCGGGGAATGGAATGCACCTGTCATCTATGCCTATGAATATGATCAGAACGCTCATGTGTTCACGCGTTACCCGATCGCTGAGGCTGTGAATGTGGGTTGGGGATTGGATCCCAAAGCGGCTGACCTGGATGGGGATGCGGACGTTGATTTTGTGGCAGCCGACCGGAACGGCCTGTTTTGGTTTGAGAACCTGGGGACACAGGGAAGTGACGATTTGAGGCTTCGTGAAGAAGATTCCCTGTGGGCAAAACAGAATCACCAGAAGCCGCTCCAGTTTGTCGAAGAAGACGGTGCGTCCCGCTCGATCACATCGCTGAAAGAGTGGGGTTACCGCCGATGGCACATTCGGAAAGGCATGGAGGCGGTCATGGGCGGCTTGCCCGGTCCCGAGATGAGGGTGTCTCTGGATGTGCAGGTGGTCGAGTCCCAGGACACAGAATCCTATCGGCGAATCAAGCTCACCTACCAGGCGGATCCCTGTGACCGCGTTCCGGCGTATCTGCTGATTCCGCACGAAATCCGCGGCCGCCATCCGGCTGTCCTGTGTCTCCATCAAACCACGTCTCTCGCTAAAGATGAACCTGCCGGTACACGTCCGGGGGCCGCCTACCCTTATGCTCACGAGTTGGCTTGTCTGGGGTACGTGTGCGTGGTG
This is a stretch of genomic DNA from Thermogutta terrifontis. It encodes these proteins:
- the cimA gene encoding citramalate synthase; protein product: MRRIEIYDTTLRDGAQGEGVSFSAYDKLLLTRRLNELGFDYIEGGYPASNDKDFEYFQKVAQIPLDRSTVVAFGMTRRKGLDVAQDSGIKSLLEAGTKVVTIVGKASAFQAEQVLRTTREENLAMITDTISYIRSQGREVIFDAEHFFDGYKYDSDYALTAVRLAAEAGAKMVVLCDTNGGSMPEEVAEITRKVVELLPVPVGIHCHNDCDVAVANSLAAVDAGASQVQGTINGFGERCGNADLISVIANLRLKKGYEVLTPDALRHLTALSRFVYEMVNMPYRNNQPYVGRSAFAHKGGMHVSGVSRVPQSYEHIDPQLVGNERRILVSELSGRSNIMAATAKLNIQADPKLLERILAKVVAREHAGYQYEAAQGSFDLLVKQCLGTFKPHFERLAYRVNIETESDGRIVTEATVKIRVGNEIRHEVAEGDGPVNALDAAMRKALNGTFPNLAKMHLVDYKVRVINSEAGTAAGVRVMIESRDETDSWGTVGVSENIIEASWIALADSYEYKLCKDEEREQQAREKVENVGASRER
- a CDS encoding valine--tRNA ligase; translation: MSEQAANGNQTSSFMKDLTKQYDPKVAESRWYPFWESRGYFHADPDPSRTPYTIVIPPPNVTGALHLGHALNNTLQDILIRMKRMQGFNALWIPGTDHAGIATQAVVERRLLAEEGKTRHDVGREGLVARIWAWKDAYEKRILDQLKRMGCSCDWRRTRFTLDPICARAVRHTFFRLFRDGLIYRGRRLVNWDTLLQTAVADDEVFHEPVPGHFWYFRYPVIDPQPGEPQYVTVATTRPETMLGDTAVAVHPDPEAALDKAERELRKRLSTAGEKERIELERELEDLRKRRQTLLPTLLKLRDMARAGRKVLLPLQNRPIPLITDIWAKPEMGTGCVKITPAHDPNDYEVALRHNLPMINILNLDGTLNENAGAYKGQTIMEARQNVVADLEKLGLVEKVEERIIDLAHSDRSKTPIEPLLTDQWFVKMERLAQMAMDAVIEGRVRIIPPRYAKTYLDWLSEKRDWPISRQLWWGHQIPIWYCDTATEKELEAAFAGRDDVVWRWDEEHRQWLICALEDLPADAVPGHTLRREEDVLDTWFSSALWPHSTLGWPEDTPELRYFYPTNTLVTSRDIITLWVARMVLAGLYNVGEVPFRDVYIHPKILDGYGEGMSKSKGNGVDPVDVMEKFGADALRYGLAYLTTETQDIRMPVSFECPHCGQLIEQTRENRILPRITCPHCKKPFATQWAEKPEDKALPRGPVVSERFELARNFCNKLWNASRFVLLNLEGFSPGTVRPDEMLLEDRWLLSRLATVVQQVTDHLENYRFSDAARTLYDFAWDEFCSFYVEMVKVRLQAAESRPPAQRLLVHGLDTLLRLLHPMIPFLTEHVWQLLGEAAPIRGLPEPAQAAESIMIAPWPVASPGDQDRAIEEQFRRFQEVLKSLREYRMRNAIPPAETMQVEIVAREEVASQLRAMLPYFQTMARADVQFVDESEPGLSTVVYVGDGATVRVKLSETERSREIARKRQELAKLEALISQKRKKLENQAFVEKAPRNVVEKERQSLRQLEEQYAAVSHVIAQLGGTT
- a CDS encoding sugar phosphate isomerase/epimerase family protein gives rise to the protein MRISRRLMLGLCGAVAWRFTGHRAFAESAPAYPIGACDWSLGARQTPRAFEVAKEIGLDGVQVSFGSPGEEFDLRKPEVRQQYQEASRRTGVKIASLAMGILNSIPFASDPRTEEWVSDCIDVMAAMGQKIVLLAFFGKGDIRNQPDLQAEVIRRLKRLAPKAEKAGVILGIESMLNVDDHLKILDAVGSPAVQVYYDVANMHYAGYDIFAELRRLGRERICQVHTKEYDHLLGQGPIDFPKIRDVLQEIGYTDWLILEAATVKGRSIVDCYRENARYLRSLFHTSRESS
- the mutM gene encoding bifunctional DNA-formamidopyrimidine glycosylase/DNA-(apurinic or apyrimidinic site) lyase → MPELPEVETMRRGVARLRGARICSAEVPVLNVEPIEYLPAPGELCRRLAGRRVEGVDRVGKRLLIRLDGEEVLVIEPRMTGRVMVDPPDNLSHVRLKLRLCWEENCETGRQHLLVFRDTRGLGVVRLISEDDCRRELGPEKIGPDALAITWSELRNRLRKRRSPIKVALMDQSVMAGVGNIYASEALHRARVHPQLPCCLLSSSQWRAVTESLHQVLREAITLQGSTLGDGAYATPENTPGGYQNEHRVYQREGEKCRQCGKGIIRRIVLAQRSTFFCPVCQRLPLRLRRRLA